One region of Oxalobacteraceae sp. CFBP 8761 genomic DNA includes:
- the xth gene encoding exodeoxyribonuclease III translates to MPRIISANLNGIRSAHKKGFFDWLATQDADYICVQELKAQEADMTEDFLRPHGYHGRFHYAEKKGYSGTGVYSRTEPDQHRIGFGCLEFDAEGRYTRCDFGNLTVISVYCPSGSSSPERQLAKFRFMEVFLPHLQALQAEGREVVICGDWNIAHKEIDLKNWKGNLKNSGFLPEERAWMTRIFDELGMVDVHRGLDARPDQYTWWSNRGQAYAKNVGWRIDYHVATPGIAARAKTVSVYKDVKFSDHAPLIIDYDL, encoded by the coding sequence ATGCCACGAATCATCTCCGCAAACCTCAACGGTATCCGCTCCGCCCACAAGAAGGGCTTCTTTGACTGGCTGGCGACGCAGGACGCCGACTACATCTGCGTCCAGGAACTCAAGGCCCAGGAAGCCGACATGACCGAAGACTTCCTGCGCCCGCACGGCTACCACGGGCGCTTCCACTACGCCGAGAAAAAGGGCTACTCGGGCACCGGCGTCTACAGCCGCACCGAACCCGACCAGCACCGCATCGGTTTCGGCTGCCTCGAGTTCGATGCGGAAGGCCGCTACACGCGCTGCGACTTCGGCAACCTGACCGTCATCTCGGTCTACTGCCCGTCCGGCTCCTCGTCGCCCGAGCGCCAGCTGGCCAAGTTCCGCTTCATGGAAGTCTTCCTGCCACATCTGCAGGCACTGCAGGCCGAAGGCCGCGAAGTCGTCATCTGCGGCGACTGGAACATCGCGCACAAGGAGATCGACCTGAAGAACTGGAAGGGCAACCTGAAGAATTCAGGCTTCCTGCCCGAGGAACGGGCATGGATGACGCGCATCTTCGACGAGCTGGGGATGGTCGACGTGCACCGCGGCCTGGATGCGCGCCCTGACCAGTACACATGGTGGAGCAACCGCGGCCAGGCCTACGCGAAGAACGTCGGCTGGCGCATCGACTATCACGTCGCCACGCCCGGCATCGCGGCGCGCGCCAAAACCGTCTCGGTCTACAAGGACGTGAAGTTCTCGGACCACGCCCCGCTCATCATCGACTACGACCTGTAA
- a CDS encoding PAS domain-containing protein — MNTDKPLPADVVAIPVRAHDDATAAELYDFVENAVEGLHRVGPDGTILWANRAELQMLGYGWEDYVGRHIADFHEDPATIDFILRTLLAGEALYDQPARLRCKDGSIRHVLIHSNGHFVDGQLRYTRCFTRDASERHERDQALAQRDAMLMAAPVAAALLMGPELRFRLVNNRYRDLIDTSSMLGQTFDEAFPHLGGAGVADAVARVYASGVSYQAEELSVSRLDADGQPVERFFKFSLEPLLDLDGRPEGVIVVAVDVTEHVRNRLAIEHAAREREQLLVDLGAASQAKDEFLAMLGHELRNPLSPIVTALQLMRMRGDGAYGREGEIIQRQVDHLVRLVDDLLDVSRVTRGKIELKVEQVEMAQVTGRALEMASLLVEQRGHHLEVDVEAGLAWEGDPARLVQVVSNLLTNAARYTEPGGRIWLRARRDDADMVEISVRDTGIGLAPDMREQVFELFFQGKRSIDRAEGGLGIGLALVRNIVELHGGSVEARSAGRGLGSEFVVRLPLHGVTGLAVPVAVVAVSAGPAIDSAPQRVLVVDDNADGANTLARLLTAHGHMVEVYHDPVAALAAIERFRPDVALLDIGLPVLDGYQLAARIHALPAGRLCRLVALTGYGQATDRARSQASGFAAHMVKPISGAEALRVVAGRAVSD, encoded by the coding sequence ATGAACACTGACAAACCGCTCCCTGCGGACGTCGTCGCTATTCCCGTGCGCGCGCACGATGACGCCACGGCCGCTGAACTCTACGATTTCGTGGAGAACGCCGTCGAAGGGCTGCACCGCGTCGGCCCCGACGGCACCATCCTGTGGGCGAATCGCGCCGAATTGCAGATGCTCGGCTACGGCTGGGAAGACTACGTCGGTCGGCATATCGCCGACTTCCACGAAGACCCGGCCACGATCGACTTCATCCTGCGCACGCTGCTGGCGGGCGAGGCGCTGTACGACCAGCCGGCGCGCCTGCGCTGCAAGGATGGCTCGATCAGGCACGTGCTGATCCACTCGAACGGGCATTTCGTCGACGGCCAGCTGCGCTACACGCGCTGCTTCACGCGCGATGCGTCCGAACGCCATGAGCGCGACCAGGCGCTGGCGCAGCGCGATGCCATGCTGATGGCCGCGCCGGTCGCGGCGGCACTGTTGATGGGGCCCGAGCTGCGCTTCCGGCTGGTGAACAACCGCTACCGCGACCTGATCGACACCAGCAGCATGCTGGGCCAGACCTTCGACGAAGCGTTCCCGCATCTGGGCGGTGCCGGCGTGGCCGACGCGGTCGCGCGCGTCTACGCCAGCGGCGTGTCATACCAGGCCGAGGAGCTGTCAGTCTCGCGCCTGGATGCTGATGGTCAACCGGTCGAGCGCTTCTTCAAGTTCAGCCTGGAGCCGCTGCTGGATCTGGACGGCCGGCCGGAAGGCGTGATCGTGGTGGCGGTCGACGTGACCGAGCACGTGCGCAACCGCCTGGCGATCGAGCATGCCGCCCGCGAGCGCGAGCAGCTGCTGGTCGACCTGGGCGCGGCCAGCCAGGCCAAGGATGAATTCCTGGCGATGCTGGGCCACGAGCTGCGCAATCCGCTCTCGCCGATCGTCACCGCGCTGCAACTGATGCGCATGCGGGGCGATGGCGCATACGGCCGCGAGGGCGAGATCATCCAGCGCCAGGTCGACCATCTGGTGCGGCTGGTGGACGACCTGCTCGACGTCTCGCGCGTCACGCGCGGCAAGATCGAACTGAAGGTCGAGCAGGTCGAGATGGCGCAGGTGACGGGCCGCGCGCTCGAGATGGCGAGCCTGCTGGTCGAGCAGCGCGGTCACCATCTCGAGGTCGATGTCGAAGCGGGCCTGGCGTGGGAAGGCGATCCGGCACGGCTGGTGCAGGTGGTGTCGAACCTCTTGACCAATGCCGCACGCTACACCGAACCGGGCGGCCGGATCTGGCTGCGCGCACGGCGCGACGACGCGGACATGGTCGAGATCAGCGTACGCGACACGGGCATCGGCCTGGCGCCGGACATGCGCGAGCAGGTGTTCGAGCTGTTCTTCCAGGGCAAACGCAGCATCGACCGCGCGGAGGGCGGGCTTGGGATCGGGCTGGCGCTGGTCAGGAACATCGTCGAACTGCATGGCGGCAGCGTCGAAGCGCGCAGCGCAGGGCGCGGCCTGGGCAGCGAGTTCGTGGTGCGCCTGCCGCTGCACGGCGTGACGGGGCTGGCCGTGCCGGTGGCGGTTGTGGCCGTTTCGGCCGGGCCGGCCATCGACAGCGCGCCGCAGCGGGTGCTGGTGGTGGACGACAATGCCGACGGCGCCAATACGCTGGCGCGCCTGCTGACGGCGCACGGGCACATGGTCGAGGTGTATCACGATCCGGTGGCGGCACTGGCGGCGATCGAGCGCTTCCGGCCCGACGTCGCGCTGCTCGACATCGGCCTGCCGGTGCTCGACGGCTACCAGCTCGCCGCGCGCATCCACGCGCTGCCGGCGGGACGCCTGTGCCGGCTGGTCGCGCTGACCGGGTACGGCCAGGCCACGGACCGTGCGCGCAGCCAGGCCAGCGGCTTCGCGGCGCACATGGTCAAGCCGATCAGCGGGGCCGAAGCACTACGGGTCGTCGCCGGCAGGGCCGTGAGCGATTAA
- a CDS encoding pseudouridine synthase codes for MGSSARGRQAEANAVVPLPLRDGVAPSYLWLTETRAGGMLRFLCERFPDVPMQSWAARLERGEVVDAKGARVAFDTPVRQGMRIWYYRELDVPEVPIPFQEAVLFQDDHILVADKPHFLPTIPSGRFLRETLLVRLKRTHDLPHLVPIHRLDRETAGVVIFSHNPVSRGAYQSMFQKRVVTKTYEAIAPLLQGRSLPFTYRSRMQDAAQFFLSEEVAGEPNSETLIELIEQRGPLARYRLHPHTGRKHQLRLHLASLGAPIVGDSFYPVARPCGSDDFSAPLQLLARAIAFDDPLTRQARSFASRFDLRWPA; via the coding sequence ATGGGCAGTAGCGCCAGGGGCCGTCAGGCCGAAGCCAATGCGGTCGTCCCGCTGCCCCTGCGTGACGGCGTCGCGCCCAGCTATCTGTGGCTGACCGAGACGCGCGCCGGCGGCATGCTGCGCTTTTTATGCGAGCGCTTTCCCGACGTGCCGATGCAATCCTGGGCAGCGCGGCTGGAACGGGGTGAAGTCGTCGACGCGAAGGGCGCGCGGGTGGCGTTCGATACGCCGGTGCGCCAGGGCATGCGCATCTGGTACTACCGCGAGCTCGACGTGCCTGAGGTGCCGATCCCGTTCCAGGAGGCGGTGCTGTTCCAGGATGATCACATCCTGGTCGCCGACAAGCCGCATTTTTTACCAACGATTCCGAGCGGGCGCTTCCTGAGGGAGACGTTGCTGGTGCGTCTGAAGCGCACGCATGACTTGCCGCACCTGGTGCCGATCCACCGGCTCGATCGCGAGACGGCGGGCGTGGTGATCTTTTCGCACAATCCTGTCTCGCGTGGCGCTTACCAGTCGATGTTCCAGAAGCGCGTGGTCACCAAAACCTATGAAGCGATCGCGCCGCTGCTGCAGGGGCGCAGCTTGCCGTTTACGTACCGCAGCCGCATGCAGGATGCGGCGCAGTTCTTTCTCAGCGAAGAAGTGGCGGGCGAACCCAATTCGGAAACCCTGATCGAATTGATCGAGCAGCGCGGGCCGCTGGCACGGTACCGGCTGCATCCGCACACGGGGCGCAAGCACCAGCTGCGCTTGCATCTGGCCTCGCTTGGCGCGCCGATTGTCGGCGACAGCTTCTATCCGGTGGCGCGGCCCTGCGGCAGCGACGATTTCAGCGCGCCGCTGCAGTTGCTGGCGCGCGCCATCGCGTTCGACGATCCGCTCACGCGCCAGGCGCGCAGTTTCGCCAGCCGCTTCGATTTGCGCTGGCCGGCTTGA
- the pyrE gene encoding orotate phosphoribosyltransferase: MTDLRQQFIGFSVEAEVLKFGQFTTKAGRLSPYFFNAGLFHDGATLGKLAQFYAQTLLDSGVEFDMLFGPAYKGITLASATAVALAAKGRDTSYAYNRKEAKDHGEGGTIVGAKLQGKVVIIDDVISAGTSVRESVAMIRAAGAEPAAVLIALDRMERSGTDDALSELSAVQEVSREFNIPVISIANLADLFTYLDTHTADPRLSQHKDAVSAYRTRYGIQKQ, from the coding sequence ATGACTGATCTGCGCCAGCAATTCATCGGGTTTTCGGTCGAGGCCGAAGTATTGAAGTTCGGCCAATTCACGACCAAGGCCGGGCGCCTGTCGCCCTACTTCTTCAACGCCGGCCTGTTCCACGACGGCGCCACGCTGGGCAAGCTGGCTCAGTTCTACGCGCAGACGCTGCTCGACTCGGGCGTCGAATTCGACATGCTGTTCGGCCCGGCCTACAAGGGCATCACGCTGGCCTCCGCCACGGCAGTGGCCCTGGCCGCGAAAGGCCGCGACACGTCGTACGCGTACAACCGCAAGGAAGCGAAAGACCACGGCGAAGGCGGCACGATCGTCGGCGCCAAGCTGCAGGGCAAGGTCGTGATCATCGACGACGTGATCAGCGCCGGCACCTCGGTGCGCGAATCGGTCGCCATGATCCGCGCCGCCGGCGCCGAGCCAGCCGCCGTGTTGATCGCACTGGATCGCATGGAGCGCTCGGGCACGGATGACGCGCTCTCCGAACTGTCGGCAGTCCAGGAAGTCTCGCGCGAATTCAACATCCCGGTGATCTCGATCGCCAACCTGGCCGACCTCTTCACCTACCTCGACACCCACACCGCCGACCCCCGCCTGTCGCAACACAAAGACGCCGTCTCCGCCTACCGCACCCGCTACGGCATCCAAAAGCAATAG
- the metW gene encoding methionine biosynthesis protein MetW: MNFADLNTLRPDLAFIAHWVGERAHVLDVGCGDGAMLRYLESGKRCSGYGIEIADDKVLESTARGINVIQHDMEKGLGLFGDNTFDTVLCLNSLQMMQHVEGLLRDIVRVGHEAIVSFPNFAHWPHRLALLRGRMPVSRALPYQWYDTPNVRCATIYDFQELAVECGLEVLECVALADGKVVKFLPNLRGSMAVFRLRKKAPPAA, translated from the coding sequence ATGAATTTCGCCGACCTCAATACGCTGCGGCCCGACCTCGCTTTCATCGCGCACTGGGTGGGCGAGCGCGCCCACGTGCTCGACGTCGGCTGCGGCGACGGCGCCATGCTGCGCTACCTCGAATCCGGCAAGCGCTGCTCGGGCTACGGCATCGAGATCGCCGACGACAAGGTCCTGGAAAGCACCGCGCGTGGGATCAACGTGATCCAGCACGATATGGAAAAGGGCCTGGGCCTTTTTGGCGACAACACGTTCGACACCGTGCTGTGTCTGAATTCGCTGCAGATGATGCAGCATGTCGAAGGCCTGCTGCGCGACATCGTGCGCGTCGGCCACGAAGCGATCGTCTCGTTCCCGAACTTCGCGCACTGGCCGCACCGCCTGGCGCTGCTGCGCGGGCGCATGCCGGTTTCGCGTGCGCTGCCGTACCAGTGGTATGACACGCCAAACGTGCGCTGCGCCACGATCTACGATTTCCAGGAACTGGCGGTGGAGTGCGGCCTGGAAGTGCTGGAATGCGTGGCGCTGGCCGACGGCAAGGTGGTCAAGTTCCTGCCGAACCTGCGCGGCAGCATGGCGGTCTTCCGCCTGCGTAAAAAAGCGCCGCCGGCAGCGTAA
- a CDS encoding homoserine O-acetyltransferase: MGSLGIVTPQAMHFAEPLRLQSGAQLSNYTLMYETYGTLNADRSNAVLVCHALNASHHVAGQYDSPKSAGWWDNMVGPGKPVDTDRFFVIGVNNLGSCFGSTGPMHLNAATGKPYGASFPLVTVEDWVTAQALLADRLGIDQFAAVMGGSLGGMQALSWSIKFPERLRHCIVIASTPKLSAQNIAFNDVARQAILTDPDYHGGDFYEHGVVPKNGLKVARMIGHITYLSNDDMAEKFGRKLRNAAETNDYNFDFGVDFEIESYLRYQGDKFSEYFDANTYLLITKALDYFDPAREYDGDLEKALAGTKAQFLIASFTTDWRFSPERSREIVEALISNRRRVTYAEIDAPHGHDAFLLDDARYMNVVRAYYNRIALELAPGAITTATEAA; encoded by the coding sequence ATGGGATCTCTAGGAATAGTCACACCGCAGGCGATGCACTTCGCCGAGCCGCTGCGCCTGCAAAGCGGCGCCCAGCTCAGCAACTACACGCTGATGTATGAAACCTATGGCACGCTCAACGCCGACAGGTCCAATGCGGTGCTGGTCTGCCACGCCCTGAACGCCTCGCACCACGTCGCCGGCCAGTACGATTCGCCCAAGAGCGCCGGCTGGTGGGACAATATGGTCGGCCCGGGCAAACCCGTGGACACCGACCGCTTCTTCGTCATTGGCGTGAACAATCTGGGCTCGTGCTTCGGCTCGACCGGCCCGATGCATCTCAATGCCGCCACCGGCAAGCCGTATGGCGCGAGCTTTCCGCTGGTGACCGTGGAAGACTGGGTGACCGCGCAGGCGCTGCTGGCCGACCGCCTCGGCATCGACCAGTTTGCCGCCGTGATGGGCGGCTCGCTGGGCGGCATGCAGGCCCTGTCGTGGAGCATCAAGTTCCCCGAGCGCCTGCGCCACTGCATCGTGATCGCGTCCACGCCGAAGCTGTCGGCCCAGAACATCGCTTTCAACGACGTCGCGCGCCAGGCGATCCTGACCGACCCCGATTACCACGGTGGCGACTTCTATGAGCATGGCGTGGTGCCAAAGAACGGCCTGAAAGTGGCGCGCATGATCGGCCACATCACGTATCTGTCGAACGACGACATGGCCGAGAAATTCGGGCGCAAGTTGCGCAACGCGGCCGAAACCAATGACTACAACTTCGACTTCGGCGTGGACTTCGAGATCGAATCCTACCTGCGCTACCAGGGCGACAAGTTCTCGGAATACTTCGACGCCAATACCTACCTGTTGATTACCAAGGCGCTCGACTACTTCGATCCGGCGCGCGAGTACGACGGCGATCTCGAAAAGGCGCTCGCTGGCACCAAAGCGCAGTTCCTGATCGCGTCGTTTACGACCGACTGGCGCTTCTCGCCCGAGCGCAGCCGCGAGATCGTCGAAGCCCTGATCAGCAACCGGCGCCGCGTGACCTACGCCGAAATCGACGCGCCGCACGGCCACGATGCCTTCCTGCTCGACGATGCGCGCTACATGAACGTGGTGCGCGCGTATTACAACCGCATCGCCCTTGAGCTGGCCCCGGGCGCCATCACCACCGCCACGGAGGCCGCATGA
- a CDS encoding M48 family metallopeptidase gives MMKLKQLAVCLTLFAATGLATAQEAGVVVQDGIEVKPLSRMRVLAPEEQVNEAARLQYTEMMSQAKEKGLLAPATDPQLKRLRTIAQRIIPFTPRWNPVASKWDWQVNLIQADEVNAFCMPGGRIGFYTGILTKLQLTDDEAAAIMGHEIAHALREHGRERLAKSNVTALGARVGGALLSGIFGVDPNLTATAANGLGSMLVLKFSRDEEREADLVGLDISSRAGYDPRAGIVLWRKMATLNQSAPMEILSTHPGGDTRIKDMEAHMNVLLPLYARAKKTTVAKLPAYKSTALN, from the coding sequence ATGATGAAACTGAAACAACTAGCCGTTTGTCTGACCCTGTTCGCCGCGACCGGCCTGGCCACGGCGCAGGAGGCCGGCGTCGTCGTCCAGGATGGCATCGAGGTCAAGCCACTGTCGCGCATGCGCGTGCTGGCGCCCGAAGAGCAGGTCAACGAAGCCGCGCGCCTGCAGTACACCGAGATGATGAGCCAGGCCAAGGAGAAAGGCTTGCTGGCCCCGGCCACCGACCCGCAGCTCAAGCGTCTGCGCACGATCGCCCAGCGCATCATCCCGTTCACGCCGCGCTGGAATCCGGTGGCCAGCAAGTGGGACTGGCAGGTCAACCTGATCCAGGCCGACGAGGTCAACGCGTTCTGCATGCCGGGTGGCCGCATCGGCTTCTACACCGGCATCCTCACCAAGCTGCAGCTGACCGACGACGAAGCCGCGGCCATCATGGGCCACGAGATCGCCCACGCACTGCGCGAGCACGGGCGCGAGCGCCTGGCCAAGTCCAACGTCACCGCGCTGGGCGCGCGTGTCGGCGGCGCGCTGTTGTCGGGCATTTTCGGCGTCGATCCCAACCTGACTGCTACCGCGGCCAATGGCCTGGGCAGCATGCTGGTGCTGAAATTCTCGCGCGACGAAGAACGCGAGGCCGACCTGGTGGGCCTGGATATCTCGTCGCGCGCCGGTTACGATCCGCGCGCCGGCATCGTCCTGTGGCGCAAGATGGCCACGCTGAACCAGAGCGCGCCGATGGAAATCCTGTCGACCCACCCGGGCGGCGACACCCGCATCAAGGACATGGAAGCGCACATGAACGTACTGCTGCCGCTGTATGCGCGTGCCAAGAAGACGACGGTCGCCAAGCTGCCGGCCTACAAGAGCACTGCGCTGAATTGA